TATTTCAGTAAATGGAGTTTGTTTGACAGTAACTCAATTTAACTCTTCTTCATTTACGATGGACGTAATGCCTGAAACTTTTAGAAAAACGAGTTTATCTCAATTATCCGCTGGTTCCAAAGTGAATCTAGAAAGAGCAATGTCAGCCAATGGACGATTTGGCGGCCATATTGTTCAAGGACATGTAGATAGTACAGGCATTATAAAAAATAGGGAAGATGAAGAGAATTCAGTTGTTTTTACGATAGAACCCGATCAACAGGAAATTTTTAAGTATATAATCCCACAAGGTTCTATTACATTAGATGGTATTAGCCTTACGTTAGTGAAAGTTACTAATTCAACTTTTAGTGTATCAATAATCCCTCATACTCTAGAACAGACGATTTTACAGCAAAAATTCATAGGAGATAAGTTGAATATAGAAGCAGATATCTTAGGAAAATATATCCATAATTTGTTAAATGGAAATAAACAACAAAATAATCAAGACAGCAATAATATTTCAAAACAGATGCTGATAGAAAATGGATTTATATAACTATTACCCAAAAAAGTGAAGATCACCAACAGATGTCTATGATTTAACTTAGTATTGAATTTGAAATTGAAGAGGAGGATTAAAAATGGGAGATCAGATCAAATTAGATAAAATTGAAGAAGCGATATATGACTTAATGTTAGGTAAAGTAGTGATTGTAGTGGATGATGAAGATCGTGAGAATGAGGGAGATTTTATCGCTCTAGCTGATAAAGCAACACCAGAGGTCATTAATTTTATGATTACAGAAGGAAGAGGTTTAGTCTGTGTACCTGTTACACAAGAAAGAGCGCAGAAGTTAGATTTACAGCCAATGGTGGAGCAGAACACAGATTTTCACGGCACTGCTTTTACAGTCTCTGTGGATCACACAGATACAACTACTGGAATCTCTGCACATGAAAGGTCAAGAACGATTAAAGCTATGATTGACCCTAAGTCTAAACCACAAGATTTCCGCAGACCAGGTCATATTTTTCCATTGGTTGCTAAAAATGGAGGAGTATTAAGAAGAGCAGGTCATACTGAAGCTTCTATTGATTTAGCACGATTATGCGGAGCATCACCAGCTGCTGTTATTTGTGAGGTGATTAAAGAAGATGGCACTATGGCTAGGTTACCAGATTTGAAAAAGATTGCAGAGAAATTTGACCTAAAATTAATTACAATTAAAGATCTTATTAGATATCGGAATGCTAAGGAACAGCTCGTAAATCGTGAGGTAGAAGTGAAAATGCCAACTGATTTTGGTATGTTTAAAGCGGTAGCTTATTCAAATCTTGTAGATCAAAAAGAACATGTCGCATTAGTTAAAGGAAATATTGATAGTGATCAACCGGTTATGGTTCGTGTCCATTCCGAGTGTTTAACTGGTGATGTATTTCATTCACATCGTTGTGATTGTGGATCACAGCTTGCAGCAGCACTGAAACAAATTCATGATGAAGGTTCGGGCATTCTTTTATATATGAGACAGGAAGGTCGCGGCATTGGATTAATAAATAAATTAAAAGCTTATGAACTACAAGAACAAGGGTTGGATACAGTGGATGCTAATCTGAAACTAGGTTTTGCTCCTGATTTGAGAGATTATGGAATAGGGGCACAGATTTTAAAGGATCTCGGGGTTAGAAAAATTCGTTTATTAACAAACAATCCAAGAAAAATCACAGGATTAGAAGGATATGGGATGGAAGTTGTCGAACGTATACCTTTACAAATAGAAGAAAATGAGGATAACACTAATTATTTGCATACGAAACAAAGTAAATTAGGACATTTATTAAAATTTTAAATGAAATAAAATAAATATATAACTAGGAGATGGGATCATGGCACATATATATGAAGGACATTTAGTATCTGAAGGTTTAAAATATGGGATAGTAGTAGGGCGTTTCAATGAATTCATTACCTCTAAATTATTATCTGGAGCTCTTGATGCTCTTAAGAGACATGGAGTAAAAGAAGAGGAAATTGAAGTTGCATGGGTTCCGGGTGCATTTGAAATTCCCCTAATTGCTCAAAAGATGGCACAAACGAACAAATATGATGCAGTCATAACTTTAGGTACAGTTATTCGCGGGTCTACTCCACATTTTGATTATGTTTGTAGTGAAGTATCAAAAAGTGTTTCTTCAATTAACTTAAAAACAGGTGTACCTACGATTTTTGGTGTACTTACAACTGATTCAATAGAGCAAGCTGTAGAGAGAGCAGGAACAAAAGCAGGGAATAAAGGTTGGGAAGCTGCTGCAACAGCCATAGAAATGGCTAACTTAAGTAAACAATTTGAAGGGTAAGATAAACCTTGTCAGTACAATATAAATTAGAAAAATTTGAGGGTCCGCTTGACTTATTACTTCATTTAATTGATAAATCAGAAATTGATATTTACGATATTCCAGTGAAGGAAATCACTGAACAATATATGGACTATCTAAAACAGATGGAAAAATTTGAACTTGAAATTACCAGTGAGTTTCTTGTAATGGCAGCGACACTTTTATCAATAAAAAGTAAAATGCTGCTTCCAAAACCACCACCGATTGATTTGGAATTAGATGAGAATGTTGAAGATCCACGTGAAGAATTAGTAAGGAAATTAATTGAATATAGAAAGTATAAAACGATTGCTGATCATTTAAGAGATCAGGAATTGGAACGGAGTTTAATATTTTCTAAAGAACCTGATGATTTAAGCCATTTTATTTCAGATACAGTTGAAAACCCTGTTGAAGGTTTGCATCTTGCTGACTTGATCATCGCTTTTAGTAAAGTGATTAAAAAAGTGGAAAAACGACAATCTGTTGCAACCATTCGCAGAGATGAAATCTCAGTTAAGGATCGGATTCTTGAAATGATGGGTTATTTTAAGAAAAGTGAGAGTAAAGTTCTTTTTTCCACTTTATTTGAGAGTGAGTCGAGCAGAGAATTTATTATAGTTACATTTTTAGGTTTGTTAGAATTAATGAAAATGAAAAAAATAATAAGTTATCAGAACCATTCATTTGATGACATAGTGATTGAATACATTGATAAGGAGGAAGTGCATGAACTCAACACAGATGAAATCGATTATTGAAGGATTGTTATTTGTATCTGGGGATGAAGGCATTGATGTTAAACAAATTGCAAAAGTAATTGAACAAGATGAAAAAGTGATAATCGATGTGTTGAAGAACATGAGGTCAGATTATGAAAAGAAAAAAAGGGGGATTCAAATCTTAGAACTTGCGGGTTCATATCAGTTTACTACTCGACCTGAACATGCTCCTTATTTTCAACGGTTGGCACACTCTCCTTCAAGAGCTACTTTATCTCAGGCAGCTCTCGAGACTCTAGCTATTATTGCATACAGACAGCCAATCACTAGAGTTGAAATAGAAGATATTCGTGGTGTGAAATCTGATCGAGCCATTCATACACTGGTTGTTAAAGGATTAACACATGGAGTAGGTAGGGCGGAATCATTAGGGAGACCTATATTATACGGTACTACAAAACAGTTTTTAGACTATTTTGGTATTAATAGTTTGAAAGACTTACCTGACCAAGACACATTTGAAAATCATGATAACTTAGAAGAAGAAACGAACAAGTTACTTGAAAAAATGGGAATGCAGCAAATGACAATGAACGATTTAGAATAAATATACTTAGTTAAACTCTAAACGAATAAATGGTTTGGAGTTTTTTTTATGTTTCTATTACTAGGTATTTTTGTGTATGATTTTCATTTGGAAAGAAATACTAAACGTATTAGAAAAAGGAAGAACTATTTTGGGAGGTAAACCTCATTATGTTGTGGTTATGGGGATTCTTATTCATATTGCTTATTTTGTTTTTTTGGGCTTTATATAGCTTCATAAAAGTAAAAATTTCTATAAAACGAATTCATAAAGATGACCGCTTTTCTGTTGACCTATACTTATTTAAACGTTTATTTCATTATCAATATGAAATATCACTTGTTGAGTTTAGAAATGTTTTTGAAGGTGTAGAGTTAAAAACCAAAAGCTCAAAAAAAGAAGATAAATTAGAGTCAGAAGAGGACTCACTTATTACCCCAAAAAATATATGGGATTATTTAAATGATGCAAAAGAATTAGTTACACATTTTGTTGGGTTCTCCAAATTTATTTCTCAATCAATGTCTTATATTCATTGTACTCATTTAAAATGGAAAACAAGTGTAGGTATTGGAGAAGCACCAGAAACTGCAATGTTAACTGGCTTAATTTGGGGTGTGAATAGTAATATCATTGGTTACTTTATAAATAAAATTAAGATGAATGCCACACCGAAGTTAGAAGTTCATCCTTTATATAATAAAGTAGATATTTATATTGAAGCGGAGTGTATACTTAAAATTCGTATAGCACATGCTATCTATATTGCAATACATTTTATGATTCGTTTGCTAAAGGCAAAAGGAGGGTTCAAAACATGGAAGAGCATCCTATCCAAGGGTTAATGATAACAGCAATGGAAAATATAAAGGAAATGGTTGATGTAAATACCATTATAGGTGATCCAGTTGAAACACCAAGTGGAAGTATCATATTACCTGTTTCAAGAGTAGGGTTTGGATTTGCAGCTGGGGGAAGTGAATTTGTTATACGAGGCGATGCAAATTCTGATGAATCTGAATCAAACGCAAAAATGCCATTTGGCGGTGGATCCGGAGGTGGAGTTTCTATTGTTCCAATTGCTTTTTTAGTTGTTGACAAAGCAGGGGTACAACTTGTTTCGTTAGATAATCAAACTCACTTACTTGAAAGAATAATTGATTCTACTCCTCAAGTTATGGATAAAATTCAATCATTGTTTAAAAAAGATGAAAAAAAAGATGAGATCAACGATCATTCACATGAAAAAGGACCGATGATGTAAAGGAATAGAAAAAATGAGAAGAAGGGAATTATATCACTTTCTTCATTAATCAAGTATTTGAAAAAGAACCTTCAAAATCACATTAAATTTTGAATTTGAAGGTTCTTGGCTTATTAACTAATTGTTTTTATTATTATAATCTATTTTAAATCCTCAAGTAACATACTTTTCCATGATTTATCATCTTGATGATAAAATATTAATTTTGGTTTTGATTCATTTATAATTCGATCTGTATAATATTCAGGATCAATTTTGACTCGTTTAAAATTAGCCTTATCTAAATCGTATATAATCAGCTCATTTTCACTTGAGCTAGAATGAACTGAAAAGTATAACTTGTTGTTATCATATAGCAAATTCCCTAAATTATTATAATTTTGATGGAATATCGTTATTACTTTATTCGTTTCTAAGTTGATTTGTAAGACTTTATAACCTTGTAATAAATAAATGATCCCTTCTTTTTCATCAAAGTGATAAGAACTTTCTCCATATACTGGTATATAATTTTTATTATCTCTCGGAAAGGAAATCGTTTTATTCCAATCCCCGTTTTTATCAAACAATACTGCACGGTTATCAAATAATATAATAACCTGATTATTGTAAGGAAGTATCCTTGTTTTTGCGTGGGTAGCATATTTTTGACCAACATAAATTTTTTTGAATTGCTGGGTTCCTGGTTTGTGCTGAAATAAATCGTAGTCAAGTATCCAAATCATATTATTTTCAACATCATGATAGTAATGATCAAGTTCTATGTTTCTTTCCTTAAGTTTACCTTCTTCGATGGTTTGAAATTTTTTTGAATTTTTACTTAAAAAGTTTAAATTTTCATCTAAAAGTGTATAACCATCAATACTTTCAATTTGCAAAGATCCATCATTATTTACATTTATTTTTTTTGGTAAATTCAACTGATATTGTGAAACGATATTAAAATTTTCATTTAACTTTATTACTCGATTTCCAAACGTATCAGCTATAATCCAATAATCGCCGATTTTTGTAAAATCTTTTGAAGTGGATACATGAACAGCTGCTTCAAAAAGAACAATGAAAGAATTTGAAATTGGTAGTTCAACTATTTCTTCAAGCTGCTCTCCTTGTAGTCTATATAGCTTTTTTGAACCAATTACATACCACTGATTTGATATATTTTTTCTGATGATTTCCCTCGATAAGTCACCGCAACCTGAAAAACATTCCAACTGTTCTGCTTTATTTAATGCTTCAGGAATCTGACTATCTTGTTCTACTTCAAAAATCTGTTTAGGAAGATTCACTACGATTTCTTCTGTTTTGAGTTTTTTAATTTCAGATTCCATTTCCATTTGTATGTTTAAATCTTCAATCCATAACGAGTGATTTTTATTTATTTGTTCATCCATTGGTGAATTAAATTTTATAAGATCATTTAAGGATAAGTACTTTATTTCCCCTTCGACTTCAAATTCTAAATATGATTTATTCTGTTTAGTGAATTTAGCATCTTGAATCAAATACGAATTGGTTTCATCTATAAAAGTATCATCCCAATTATATTTATATCGGATGATCTGCAACTCATTATCAACTATTTTGTAAAAACCAAAGATATTATAGTGGGGTCTAATTAATTTCCAGTCATTACTATTCCAGAGAAGTGAATTAGGACGTAATCTGGCTCTATATTCTGTAGGCAAAATATATAACTCTTCTCCATTAGGATCAATAAATTGTCCAAATGGATAGACTTTATTATCTACATCAAAAATCATTTTAAAATCGTTTATTTTAAAATCAACATATCTTTCTATATACGGTTTGCTGTTCATCTTTTTATAATAAACGATGGTTCCTCTCTCATCTTCAAATGTAAATAAGTCAGTATTATTTTCTGGGAAATGATACTTATTTATCTTTTTAAAATCAATTGGAAACTCTTGAGCTTGTGGTTTCCTGTTTTCATATTGTTCCATCATATCATTATAGTGTTCTTCCCATATATAGTTAAACTGTTTACTGACGTATTCAAATTTATAAGAACCTGGTTGATAAATGATTTCTCTAAAACTATTATTTCCATCAACTGCCATGAAAAAGAGATTAGGCTCATCTATATAAGTCATTGTAAGCACTTGATCCGCTAAATAATTTAATTCAGATATATTATATACTTTGGGAATTGTGGTTTCCTCGTCTTCACTTAAGAGTGATATTCCATACCATGCAGGTTTTGGATCCCCATTACTGTATTGTTCTTTCTGTTCCCCTCCCATTAAAACGGTTTGATTATGTATCCAAAAACGCATCTGATCACTCACTTTATTAAAAGAAAGCAAACTCTCCACTTTTATTTCTTCATTTGTTTCAAAAACAAACTTCAGTTCACCGTTCTGAACAAAAAGAACACCATTTTTTGTTTGTTTATTTTTGTATATGATATATGGTTCTTTTGAATGAGTTGTAAAAGTTTTCTTTGCACTCTTCCATTGGTTAATTTCATTCCAGCTTAAAAGGAGATCGTTTTTGTTTGATTCCACTTGATTTTCTTGATTAGGGTTATTATTTTTTTGATTCATATCTCCCCAAAACCAAATGCTAATTGCACCTAATAATACAAAGACGAACATAGTTATGAATATGGACACCTTATTATTCAACTTTATCACTCCTCTCAATAAACTTATATTACCATAAATTTGAAAACATAACCGAGTAGAACGAGCATATACATGTACAAATAATAGTACAACCATCGGATAGAGAAATGGAGGCAGTTATGAAAGGGATAAAAGTATTTTTCAGATTGATATTAATACTTACATTGACGTTTACAACCTTTTCAATAAGTAAAGCTGAATCTGGAGTCCCAACCTCTGCTGAATCGTTTGCATTAATTGATGTAGAATCTGGGAGAATTATAGAGAGCAAACAAGGGGACGAACAAATGCTTATTGCAAGCATTACTAAAATTATGACAGCAATCGTGGCGATTGAAGATGGGGACCTGTCAAGTGAGGTAACTGTAGGTAAAAACGCCTACAGAAAGGAAGGTTCATCCATTTATTTGCATTTAGGTGAAAAAATGAATTTACAAGACATGGTTTACGGTTTGATGCTTAGGTCTGGAAATGATGCTGCAACAGCTATTGCAGAGCATGTTGGTGGATCAATTGAAGGGTTTTCTTTTTTAATGAACCTAAAAGCAGAAGAAATTGGGATGGAGAATTCTAACTTTGTGAATCCACATGGATTAAATGAAGATGGACATTACTCTTCAGCAAATGATATTGCCAAATTATCGGCTTATGCATTAAAAAATCCGATATTTCAGGAAATAGTAAGAACCAAGGTTAAAAAAGTACCTAATCCATATGAGGAATGGGAATATACTTGGTACAACAAAAATAAGATGCTAGCACTTTATGAAGGGGCAGATGGAGTTAAAACGGGTTATACAAAAAATGCAGGTCGCTGTTTGGTTTCGTCAGCGACAAGAAATGGGCAGCAATTAGTTGTTGTTACTTTAAATGCCCCTCAAGATTGGGCAGATCATAGTCGGTTGCTCGATTTTGGATTTGAAGCTTATCCACATCATTACATTATACAAGAAGGGGAGTCAGTACAAGGACAGCCCTATATAGCAAGTAAATCTTTTAAGTATCCGCTATCTGAGGAAGAACGTTCTAAAGTAAATCAAAAATTGAAACTCATCAGTCCAGAATCTGTAGATTACAGACTTGGTGAAAGAGGCAAATTGCAATTTATGCTAAATGACACATGGATTGGTTCAATACCTGTAAATGATGTCAGTGATACATTAAGTGGAAATTCACAATTGTACTCCAGAAAATATATGGAATTTCATATACGCTCCTATATGATGACTTTAAAAAATTTAGTGAAGGATTTATTCACATGGTAAATTTAATCTGGTTATTTTTTATCTTAATAGGTTTTATTGTTGCTGCATCCCAAGGAAATATTGCTGTTTTTTCTGAAGCGGTATTTGATGGGGCAAAAACCGGTGTGACGATCTGTTTCAGTTTAATTAGTGTATTGGTTCTTTGGCTTGGTTTAATGAGAATTGCTGAGGATGCAGGATTATTAAAGAAACTTTCTATTTTGCTTCGTCCTATTGTTCGATTTTTATTTCCTACCATTCCAAAGGATCATCCTTCAATTGGATACATTATGTCAAATATGAGTGCCAATATGCTTGGATTAAATAATGCTGCTACACCTATGGGCATTAAAGCAATGGAAGAATTGCAAAAGTTAAATGTAAATAAAGAAACTGCTAGTCCAGCTATGTGTACTTTATTAGCATTAAATACATCCAGCATAACGATCATACCAACCACTATTATTGCAATTCGTATGGCAAATCAATCAATGGACCCATTTGAAATCGTAGGGACAACATTGATGGCTACAGCGATTTCTACAACAGCCGCGATTGTGGTAGATAAATGGTACCAAAGAAAAGCTTTACGGAACGAATGAGGAAATACAATGGAGTTTATCTACAAGTAGAAGGTGATTGAATGTACGGAATCATAACTGCTATATCTCTTTGGGCTATTCCGGTGATTATAGTTTTTATCTCATTATATGCTTTCTTTAAAAAGGTCCCTGTTTACGAATCCTTTATAGACGGGGCGAAAGATGGTTTTGATACGGCGATAAAAATCATTCCTCATCTTGTTGGAATGATGGTTGCCATTAGTGTTTTTAGAGCATCTGGAGCGATGGATTTTTTGTTGGGATTTCTCCATCCAGTTTTAAATTTTATAGGTGTTCCAAGTGAGGTATTTCCCTTAGCCATTTTAAGGCCCATTACTGGCGCTGGTTCACTTGCATTTACAACTGATCTTATTCAGGAGTATGGACCAGATTCAATGATTGGTAGGATTGCTTCTACTGTACAAGGCTCTACAGATACTACTCTTTATGTGCTAACAGTATACTTTGGGGCAGTAGGGATTCGTAAGAGTAGATATGCTCTAAAAGTAGGTTTAATATCAGATATGGTAGGCTTTGCTGCAGCTATAATCATTTGTATGTTAGTGTTTGGATAGGGATAGACTTAAATTGTAGTTTACTACTTGTTAAAGCTTTCTCCAATTAGGAGGAAGCTTTTTTTTCTCACCTACAATCTGTAAACCTCATATAATGTAATTCACATGATTTGATTTGAGGTGAGTTATGGATTATCTAGGTATCGTTATACACCATTCGATCTGTCCATCCATCAATGGTAAAGGATATGATTATTACATCACTAAGGATTTAAGCATTATTCCTGCAACAGATGCATTCGATACAGAATTTATTCATATTTGTGTTGAAGGTAATTTTACAGAAGTGAAGGAACTGCCTATTGTTATGAAAGAACAGCTTTTTATTATTAAAAAACTCATTTTGAGGTTATCAGCTTTACATGGTTTTTCTACCCATGATGTATATGGGCATACACTAGAGTGTCCAGGAGGAGACTTTCCATGGTATGACCTTGTGATTTCTTCCGATAATGTATATCATTAACCCTTGAGGTGATATATCATGGAAAGACTGCAAAAGGTACTTGCAAATGCGGGAATTGCTTCCAGAAGAAAATCAGAAGAAATTATATTAGCTGGAAGAGTGGAAGTAAATGAGAAGATAATAAATACTTTAGGGGTAAAAGTTAACCCTGAAGAAGACATAATTAAGGTAGACGGAAAACCCATTAGAAGTGAAAGCAAAATTTATGTGTTATTTCATAAACCTAAAGGAGTGATTAGCAGTGTAAAGGATCCAGAGGGCAGGCAAGTTGTAACAGATTACTTGAAAAAAGTGAAACAACGTGTATATCCAGTCGGCCGTTTGGATTATGATACTGAGGGTTTATTATTACTTACGAATGATGGAGAGTTCTCCAACTTAATGACACATCCCAAACATCATATTGAAAAGACATATTTTGTTACAGTGAAGGGTATTCCGCATGGTTCTAAGTTGGATCGTCTGAAAGAAGGCATTGTATTGGATGATGGTAAGACGGCTCCAGCTGAAGTGGAATACCATGATGTGAATCCAGATAAAAATGAATCAATTATCTCTATTACAATTCACGAAGGGAAAAACAGACAAGTTCGTAGAATGTTTGAAGCTCTTTCAGTCCAAGTGAAAAGATTGAAAAGAGTTCAATTCGGTTTTTTAAATCTTCAAGGTGTTTCTAGAGGGAAGTTTAGA
The window above is part of the Chengkuizengella sp. SCS-71B genome. Proteins encoded here:
- a CDS encoding bifunctional 3,4-dihydroxy-2-butanone-4-phosphate synthase/GTP cyclohydrolase II, with the translated sequence MGDQIKLDKIEEAIYDLMLGKVVIVVDDEDRENEGDFIALADKATPEVINFMITEGRGLVCVPVTQERAQKLDLQPMVEQNTDFHGTAFTVSVDHTDTTTGISAHERSRTIKAMIDPKSKPQDFRRPGHIFPLVAKNGGVLRRAGHTEASIDLARLCGASPAAVICEVIKEDGTMARLPDLKKIAEKFDLKLITIKDLIRYRNAKEQLVNREVEVKMPTDFGMFKAVAYSNLVDQKEHVALVKGNIDSDQPVMVRVHSECLTGDVFHSHRCDCGSQLAAALKQIHDEGSGILLYMRQEGRGIGLINKLKAYELQEQGLDTVDANLKLGFAPDLRDYGIGAQILKDLGVRKIRLLTNNPRKITGLEGYGMEVVERIPLQIEENEDNTNYLHTKQSKLGHLLKF
- a CDS encoding nucleoside recognition domain-containing protein, with protein sequence MVNLIWLFFILIGFIVAASQGNIAVFSEAVFDGAKTGVTICFSLISVLVLWLGLMRIAEDAGLLKKLSILLRPIVRFLFPTIPKDHPSIGYIMSNMSANMLGLNNAATPMGIKAMEELQKLNVNKETASPAMCTLLALNTSSITIIPTTIIAIRMANQSMDPFEIVGTTLMATAISTTAAIVVDKWYQRKALRNE
- a CDS encoding DUF2953 domain-containing protein, whose amino-acid sequence is MLWLWGFLFILLILFFWALYSFIKVKISIKRIHKDDRFSVDLYLFKRLFHYQYEISLVEFRNVFEGVELKTKSSKKEDKLESEEDSLITPKNIWDYLNDAKELVTHFVGFSKFISQSMSYIHCTHLKWKTSVGIGEAPETAMLTGLIWGVNSNIIGYFINKIKMNATPKLEVHPLYNKVDIYIEAECILKIRIAHAIYIAIHFMIRLLKAKGGFKTWKSILSKG
- the ytfJ gene encoding GerW family sporulation protein, with amino-acid sequence MEEHPIQGLMITAMENIKEMVDVNTIIGDPVETPSGSIILPVSRVGFGFAAGGSEFVIRGDANSDESESNAKMPFGGGSGGGVSIVPIAFLVVDKAGVQLVSLDNQTHLLERIIDSTPQVMDKIQSLFKKDEKKDEINDHSHEKGPMM
- the ribE gene encoding 6,7-dimethyl-8-ribityllumazine synthase; translated protein: MAHIYEGHLVSEGLKYGIVVGRFNEFITSKLLSGALDALKRHGVKEEEIEVAWVPGAFEIPLIAQKMAQTNKYDAVITLGTVIRGSTPHFDYVCSEVSKSVSSINLKTGVPTIFGVLTTDSIEQAVERAGTKAGNKGWEAAATAIEMANLSKQFEG
- a CDS encoding D-alanyl-D-alanine carboxypeptidase family protein, translating into MKGIKVFFRLILILTLTFTTFSISKAESGVPTSAESFALIDVESGRIIESKQGDEQMLIASITKIMTAIVAIEDGDLSSEVTVGKNAYRKEGSSIYLHLGEKMNLQDMVYGLMLRSGNDAATAIAEHVGGSIEGFSFLMNLKAEEIGMENSNFVNPHGLNEDGHYSSANDIAKLSAYALKNPIFQEIVRTKVKKVPNPYEEWEYTWYNKNKMLALYEGADGVKTGYTKNAGRCLVSSATRNGQQLVVVTLNAPQDWADHSRLLDFGFEAYPHHYIIQEGESVQGQPYIASKSFKYPLSEEERSKVNQKLKLISPESVDYRLGERGKLQFMLNDTWIGSIPVNDVSDTLSGNSQLYSRKYMEFHIRSYMMTLKNLVKDLFTW
- a CDS encoding spore maturation protein; translated protein: MYGIITAISLWAIPVIIVFISLYAFFKKVPVYESFIDGAKDGFDTAIKIIPHLVGMMVAISVFRASGAMDFLLGFLHPVLNFIGVPSEVFPLAILRPITGAGSLAFTTDLIQEYGPDSMIGRIASTVQGSTDTTLYVLTVYFGAVGIRKSRYALKVGLISDMVGFAAAIIICMLVFG
- the ribE gene encoding riboflavin synthase, giving the protein MFTGIIEEIGIIKNISKQSQSMIISINSKKMLEDIHLGDSISVNGVCLTVTQFNSSSFTMDVMPETFRKTSLSQLSAGSKVNLERAMSANGRFGGHIVQGHVDSTGIIKNREDEENSVVFTIEPDQQEIFKYIIPQGSITLDGISLTLVKVTNSTFSVSIIPHTLEQTILQQKFIGDKLNIEADILGKYIHNLLNGNKQQNNQDSNNISKQMLIENGFI
- the scpB gene encoding SMC-Scp complex subunit ScpB, with product MNSTQMKSIIEGLLFVSGDEGIDVKQIAKVIEQDEKVIIDVLKNMRSDYEKKKRGIQILELAGSYQFTTRPEHAPYFQRLAHSPSRATLSQAALETLAIIAYRQPITRVEIEDIRGVKSDRAIHTLVVKGLTHGVGRAESLGRPILYGTTKQFLDYFGINSLKDLPDQDTFENHDNLEEETNKLLEKMGMQQMTMNDLE
- a CDS encoding segregation/condensation protein A codes for the protein MSVQYKLEKFEGPLDLLLHLIDKSEIDIYDIPVKEITEQYMDYLKQMEKFELEITSEFLVMAATLLSIKSKMLLPKPPPIDLELDENVEDPREELVRKLIEYRKYKTIADHLRDQELERSLIFSKEPDDLSHFISDTVENPVEGLHLADLIIAFSKVIKKVEKRQSVATIRRDEISVKDRILEMMGYFKKSESKVLFSTLFESESSREFIIVTFLGLLELMKMKKIISYQNHSFDDIVIEYIDKEEVHELNTDEIDY
- a CDS encoding pseudouridine synthase codes for the protein MERLQKVLANAGIASRRKSEEIILAGRVEVNEKIINTLGVKVNPEEDIIKVDGKPIRSESKIYVLFHKPKGVISSVKDPEGRQVVTDYLKKVKQRVYPVGRLDYDTEGLLLLTNDGEFSNLMTHPKHHIEKTYFVTVKGIPHGSKLDRLKEGIVLDDGKTAPAEVEYHDVNPDKNESIISITIHEGKNRQVRRMFEALSVQVKRLKRVQFGFLNLQGVSRGKFRYLQTSEVKELKDLALKSHKIQNKV